In one Brevibacillus choshinensis genomic region, the following are encoded:
- a CDS encoding DoxX family protein, with amino-acid sequence MSTRFEWSALVLRLIAGLTFLIHGIDKFQMGLGNVAGFFGTMGLPAFIAYFVAFLELIGGIALILGLGTRLFSAVMVVIMVGAILTAKLSIGFLSGQAGAGYELDLALLAMTLSLAISGSSKYSLDGALFGKKNIA; translated from the coding sequence ATGTCTACACGTTTTGAATGGAGTGCTCTCGTTTTACGTTTGATTGCTGGTCTCACTTTTCTCATCCACGGTATTGATAAGTTCCAGATGGGTTTGGGAAATGTAGCCGGATTCTTTGGAACAATGGGGCTTCCTGCTTTTATTGCGTACTTTGTCGCTTTCCTTGAACTCATCGGTGGGATTGCACTGATTTTGGGCTTGGGTACTCGCCTTTTTTCGGCCGTTATGGTGGTTATCATGGTAGGTGCCATTCTTACAGCTAAACTCTCTATTGGCTTCTTGAGTGGACAAGCGGGCGCCGGCTATGAGCTGGATCTGGCTTTGCTGGCTATGACGCTCTCTCTCGCTATCAGTGGCAGCTCTAAATACAGCCTGGATGGCGCTCTCTTTGGCAAAAAGAACATCGCGTAA
- the nagE gene encoding N-acetylglucosamine-specific PTS transporter subunit IIBC, producing MLAFLQKIGKALMLPVATLPAAALLLRFGAINYETEFHLGSAVGGFLNQYIAPFLLAGGSAIFDNLSLIFAVGVAIGLAGDAVAALAAVIAYMVLTAVLSKVPAAMPFIADDAKLNMGVLGGILAGGVAAYCYNRYHNIKLPEWLGFFGGKRFVPIITSLSMVIIGLLFGIVWGPIQDALTSMGNWIVGLGAVGAGLFGFFNRLLIPFGLHHVLNAIAWFQIGDFTDAAGKVVHGDLNRFFAGDKSAGMFMTGFFPIMMFALPAAAFAIIHTAKPEKRKAIASVFIGTALASFLTGITEPLEFAFMFAAPLLYVIHAILTGISGYIVTAMGIKHGFGFSAGLIDYGLNFPLSTNAWLIIPIGLAFAVVYYFLFRILIVKMNIKTPGREDDDLEVSTSGGSNTMQEKAQKVLTLIGGKENIVNVDACITRLRLVLKDDKVVNEKGLKDLGAAGVMKLGKGSVQVVFGTQSELLKDEITKL from the coding sequence ATGCTCGCCTTTCTGCAAAAGATTGGGAAAGCCCTGATGCTCCCAGTCGCCACGTTGCCGGCCGCAGCGCTTTTGCTCCGCTTCGGTGCCATCAACTACGAAACCGAGTTTCACCTGGGATCAGCTGTTGGTGGTTTCCTGAACCAGTACATCGCGCCTTTCCTGCTCGCTGGCGGATCTGCTATTTTCGATAACTTATCTTTGATTTTCGCCGTCGGTGTTGCAATCGGTCTGGCAGGTGACGCCGTAGCCGCCTTGGCAGCTGTGATCGCCTACATGGTACTGACTGCCGTCCTGTCCAAAGTACCTGCTGCTATGCCTTTTATCGCAGACGACGCGAAGCTGAACATGGGTGTTCTCGGCGGTATCCTCGCAGGTGGTGTAGCTGCTTACTGCTACAACCGTTACCACAATATCAAGCTCCCCGAGTGGCTAGGCTTCTTCGGCGGAAAGCGTTTCGTACCCATCATCACTTCGCTTAGTATGGTTATCATCGGATTGCTCTTCGGGATCGTTTGGGGTCCTATCCAGGACGCTCTAACCAGCATGGGTAACTGGATCGTGGGTCTAGGCGCTGTGGGTGCCGGGTTGTTTGGATTCTTCAACCGTTTGCTCATTCCGTTTGGTCTCCACCACGTGCTAAATGCTATCGCTTGGTTCCAAATCGGTGACTTTACAGATGCAGCTGGAAAAGTGGTCCACGGTGACCTGAATCGTTTCTTTGCCGGTGACAAATCGGCTGGTATGTTTATGACTGGCTTCTTCCCGATCATGATGTTCGCACTGCCTGCAGCTGCTTTCGCTATCATCCACACAGCGAAACCGGAAAAGCGCAAAGCAATCGCATCTGTGTTTATCGGTACGGCTCTCGCCTCGTTCCTGACAGGGATTACGGAACCGCTCGAATTTGCGTTCATGTTTGCGGCACCTTTGCTGTATGTCATTCACGCGATCTTGACGGGTATATCCGGTTATATTGTGACTGCGATGGGGATCAAGCACGGCTTTGGTTTCTCGGCTGGCTTGATCGACTACGGACTGAACTTCCCGCTTTCCACCAATGCATGGCTGATCATTCCGATTGGTCTAGCGTTCGCAGTCGTTTACTACTTCCTGTTCCGTATCTTGATTGTGAAAATGAACATCAAGACCCCAGGACGCGAAGATGACGACCTAGAAGTCAGCACATCTGGAGGATCGAATACCATGCAGGAAAAAGCACAAAAAGTACTGACCCTCATCGGCGGCAAAGAAAACATCGTCAACGTCGATGCGTGTATCACTCGTCTTCGCCTCGTGCTCAAAGACGACAAGGTCGTGAATGAAAAAGGCTTGAAAGATCTCGGTGCTGCTGGTGTCATGAAGCTCGGCAAAGGTAGCGTACAGGTAGTCTTTGGTACTCAATCAGAGCTTTTGAAAGACGAAATCACGAAGCTGTAA
- a CDS encoding winged helix-turn-helix transcriptional regulator, protein MKQSSLCPRFEKGMQLLGKRWTGLILYQLLAGPQRFCALEGALPVSGRLLSERLKDLEKEGLVHRQVYTDSAPVRVEYSLTEMGLALEPVLKGIENWAQTWIELDAEEPVGCCEEKSCDE, encoded by the coding sequence ATGAAACAGTCCTCTCTCTGTCCAAGATTTGAAAAAGGTATGCAGTTGCTAGGAAAACGATGGACAGGGCTAATCTTATATCAGTTGCTGGCGGGACCTCAGCGTTTCTGTGCGTTGGAAGGTGCTCTGCCTGTGAGCGGAAGGCTACTTTCTGAACGACTGAAAGATCTGGAGAAGGAAGGCCTTGTGCATCGACAAGTATATACGGATTCCGCTCCCGTTCGGGTGGAGTATTCTCTGACTGAAATGGGTCTTGCTCTGGAACCGGTGTTAAAAGGCATTGAGAATTGGGCCCAGACATGGATTGAATTAGATGCAGAAGAACCGGTAGGCTGTTGCGAAGAGAAAAGCTGTGATGAATAA